In Patescibacteria group bacterium, the following are encoded in one genomic region:
- a CDS encoding ATP-binding protein — protein MYIERRLTPLLQKAAKQFPVISLTGPRQSGKTTLVKKTFPHMAYVSFEDPDTRAYAMHDPRGFFATYANGVIIDEVQRIPDIFSYIQGIVDLHKKPGEFILTGSQNFLLLESITQSLAGRAAIYTLLPLSIAELSLRQEEGYMNYLYKGMFPRLYDSSIEPHEWYANYIATYVERDVRLIKNITDLHVFQQFLKICAGRTGQLLNLSSIANDCGITHNTAKAWLSVLEASHLVYLLRPSHKNFRKRLIKMPKLYVIDPGLLCSLLEIRHVSHLETHPLRGSLFESFIISEFLKYYLNQGLRPPLSFWRDKTGHEIDCIIEADKERYAIEIKAAQTITDKFFAQLEYFSHLSKHEQYKNAIVYGGDQHQQRAQGEVVPWTQATKLFKTDFFPNT, from the coding sequence ATGTATATTGAAAGGCGTTTAACACCCCTTTTACAGAAAGCGGCAAAACAATTCCCCGTTATTTCGCTGACTGGTCCCCGGCAATCAGGAAAGACAACCTTGGTAAAAAAAACATTTCCGCATATGGCATATGTTTCTTTTGAAGACCCCGACACGAGAGCATATGCCATGCATGACCCGCGAGGTTTTTTTGCGACGTATGCGAATGGCGTCATTATTGATGAAGTTCAAAGAATTCCGGATATTTTTTCCTATATCCAAGGAATTGTTGATTTACATAAGAAGCCCGGCGAATTTATCCTTACAGGTTCACAGAATTTTTTGCTTCTTGAGTCCATCACTCAGAGTCTTGCCGGGCGCGCGGCAATCTATACACTCCTTCCTTTGAGTATTGCCGAACTTTCTTTGCGCCAAGAAGAGGGCTATATGAATTATCTTTACAAAGGCATGTTCCCTCGATTATATGATTCATCGATAGAGCCGCACGAGTGGTATGCAAACTATATCGCTACTTATGTTGAACGTGATGTGAGGCTTATTAAGAATATTACCGATCTTCATGTGTTTCAGCAATTCCTTAAAATATGTGCCGGTAGGACAGGGCAGCTTTTAAACCTTTCTTCGATTGCAAATGATTGCGGAATTACCCACAATACCGCCAAAGCATGGCTCTCGGTGCTGGAAGCAAGCCACCTTGTTTATCTTCTTCGGCCATCCCATAAGAATTTCAGAAAACGGCTTATAAAAATGCCAAAACTCTATGTTATTGATCCCGGGCTACTCTGTTCATTATTGGAAATTAGACACGTTTCACATCTTGAAACACACCCTCTTCGCGGATCTCTTTTCGAATCTTTTATTATTAGTGAATTTCTGAAATATTACCTTAACCAAGGATTGCGTCCACCCCTTTCATTTTGGCGGGATAAAACAGGCCATGAGATTGATTGCATTATTGAAGCGGACAAGGAACGATATGCAATCGAAATAAAAGCCGCACAGACGATAACGGATAAATTTTTTGCCCAGTTAGAATATTTTTCTCATCTAAGCAAACATGAGCAATACAAAAATGCAATCGTGTATGGAGGCGACCAACATCAGCAAAGAGCGCAAGGTGAAGTGGTGCCGTGGACGCAAGCGACGAAGCTATTTAAAACGGATTTTTTTCCGAATACATGA
- the argS gene encoding arginine--tRNA ligase — MMYTIDFAREEITDLIEGAFKPHNLPIRIDMPSAQLGADFAVPIFELAKQRGERPDVLAQVMADELSQIITANFSVITAKGGFVNFTLDKERFASNVVEEHCASGDAYGSSDEGSGRTIVIDYSAPNIAKPFSVGHLRSTVIGQALHNIFSFLGYTVVGDNHIGDWGTQFGKLMAAYKHWGNRDVVNANPIKELLELYVQFGKEAKIDPGLNDEGRAWFKRLEDGDPEAVELWKWFGELSWIEFTRVYELLGVSFDETLGESFYNDKLAGIVQHALDSGVAVWDNVQQSDLEAAEDIPTTQAPAIQSGAATKAVIIPAATLSAGLPEKERFEKPALIQKSDGASLYITRDLATIEYRTERWNPEQIIYVVGGEQQLYFRELFRAAKLLGFTAHCVHTWFGMVRLPEGKMSTREGRVIFLDDVLAESISKASALLEGRDMGEDEKLRIAHTIGVGAIKYGDLSQNRTRDIVFDWKRMLSMDGDSAPYLQYAYVRIQSILRKTEVPDMKHIRGRALVHDAEHALVKKIALFPDSVRKAAAQHLPHVIANYAFELAQVFSTFYTNVQILKTESIVLRATRIYLCMMTAEVLKRALGLLGIDCPEQM; from the coding sequence ATGATGTACACGATCGACTTTGCACGGGAAGAAATTACCGACCTTATTGAAGGCGCATTTAAACCCCATAATCTTCCAATCCGCATCGATATGCCTTCGGCACAACTCGGCGCTGATTTTGCAGTACCGATATTCGAACTGGCAAAACAGCGCGGAGAACGACCAGACGTTTTGGCGCAAGTCATGGCTGATGAACTCTCGCAAATTATCACGGCAAACTTCTCTGTCATCACGGCAAAGGGTGGGTTTGTGAACTTCACGCTCGACAAGGAGCGTTTTGCAAGTAACGTCGTCGAAGAGCACTGCGCTAGCGGCGACGCCTACGGCTCGTCCGATGAAGGCAGTGGAAGGACGATTGTGATCGACTACTCCGCGCCAAATATCGCAAAGCCGTTCTCGGTGGGGCACTTGCGCTCAACAGTTATCGGCCAAGCACTCCATAATATCTTCTCGTTCCTCGGCTATACTGTTGTCGGAGACAACCACATCGGCGATTGGGGAACGCAGTTTGGCAAACTCATGGCTGCCTACAAACACTGGGGCAACAGAGATGTAGTCAATGCAAACCCTATCAAAGAACTACTTGAACTCTATGTGCAGTTCGGCAAGGAAGCAAAAATAGACCCAGGCCTGAATGATGAAGGACGTGCATGGTTCAAGCGCCTCGAAGATGGTGATCCGGAAGCTGTTGAACTCTGGAAATGGTTTGGCGAATTAAGTTGGATTGAATTCACCCGCGTCTATGAACTTCTGGGCGTTTCATTCGACGAAACGCTTGGCGAGAGCTTCTACAACGACAAGCTTGCCGGCATCGTGCAGCATGCGCTTGATTCGGGTGTTGCAGTGTGGGACAACGTTCAGCAAAGCGACTTGGAAGCGGCGGAAGATATTCCCACTACTCAAGCGCCTGCGATACAGAGCGGCGCTGCGACCAAGGCCGTTATTATTCCGGCAGCAACGCTTTCGGCAGGGTTACCGGAAAAAGAACGGTTCGAAAAACCCGCGCTTATCCAAAAAAGTGATGGCGCATCACTCTACATCACGCGCGATCTCGCAACAATCGAATACCGCACCGAGCGGTGGAACCCAGAGCAGATTATCTATGTTGTCGGCGGAGAACAGCAACTCTACTTCCGCGAACTCTTCCGAGCGGCAAAACTTCTTGGGTTCACTGCGCACTGCGTGCACACATGGTTTGGCATGGTGCGCCTTCCCGAAGGAAAAATGTCCACGCGAGAAGGACGCGTCATTTTCCTCGATGATGTCCTTGCGGAAAGCATTAGCAAGGCATCCGCACTTCTTGAAGGCCGCGATATGGGCGAGGATGAAAAGCTCCGCATCGCGCACACCATCGGCGTTGGGGCAATAAAGTATGGTGACCTCTCGCAGAATCGCACGCGGGATATCGTCTTCGACTGGAAGCGCATGCTCTCCATGGATGGCGATTCCGCTCCCTATCTGCAATACGCCTACGTTCGGATACAATCCATCTTGCGCAAAACGGAAGTACCCGATATGAAGCATATTCGAGGAAGAGCGCTTGTGCACGACGCGGAACACGCGCTTGTCAAAAAGATCGCTCTCTTCCCCGATAGTGTCCGCAAAGCGGCCGCACAGCACTTACCGCATGTCATTGCGAATTATGCATTTGAGTTGGCGCAAGTCTTCTCAACATTCTATACCAACGTACAAATCCTCAAGACGGAAAGTATAGTACTGCGCGCAACGCGCATCTACCTCTGCATGATGACCGCAGAAGTGCTCAAACGAGCGCTCGGTCTCCTGGGCATTGATTGCCCCGAGCAGATGTAG
- a CDS encoding arginine deiminase family protein, with amino-acid sequence MIHEPDDGLEKVIPNKAVEWLYEDIVYLERMRQEHGVFSKILGELLGNDAVLDVQDVLIEVFSEEVARERFAREICAIEGIEGSLRKILTDPDVPISPQAFVDIMLTGVVASESVALFPPVPNLIFTRDIAAVVGNQVIASTFAKQARRREALLMRYILYRYPFFKDAQKIEVIKTPGEFLLTEDEQKKMAVTIEGGDVMVWKPRHVFVGCGERTSPIAVRQIREQLFAANLIDSLTCVFTPKERSAMHLDTICTRISNDECVAYAPFVCEDGHEKQKMRVVHYESATSEGQKFSSLEKLIAAVTPEVTIIPCGGGEFPHDIREQWTDGCNFLALRPGFIVGYDRNTRTASELEKHGYRPYILSPYNVGSLMGELKELFEGNEKVVVLLESGELSRARGGPRCMSFPIARDN; translated from the coding sequence ATGATTCACGAACCTGATGATGGGTTGGAAAAAGTGATTCCAAATAAGGCTGTCGAATGGCTCTATGAAGACATTGTCTACTTGGAGCGCATGCGACAAGAGCATGGAGTATTTTCGAAGATCTTAGGAGAGCTTCTCGGAAACGATGCCGTTCTTGATGTCCAGGATGTTCTCATTGAAGTGTTTTCTGAAGAAGTCGCGCGCGAAAGGTTCGCTCGTGAAATTTGCGCGATTGAGGGAATTGAGGGTTCATTGCGGAAGATATTAACCGATCCCGATGTCCCGATCAGTCCGCAAGCGTTTGTGGATATAATGCTTACAGGCGTTGTAGCATCAGAATCAGTTGCACTCTTTCCACCAGTGCCAAATCTTATCTTCACGCGAGATATCGCAGCGGTAGTTGGTAATCAAGTTATTGCGAGTACGTTTGCAAAACAGGCTCGCAGGCGCGAAGCTCTGCTTATGCGCTACATCCTCTATCGCTATCCCTTCTTCAAAGATGCACAGAAGATTGAGGTGATAAAAACACCCGGCGAATTCCTCTTGACCGAAGATGAACAGAAAAAGATGGCAGTAACGATTGAGGGTGGAGATGTTATGGTATGGAAACCGCGCCACGTTTTCGTGGGCTGTGGCGAACGCACATCCCCCATCGCAGTCCGACAGATTCGCGAGCAGTTGTTTGCAGCAAACCTCATTGATTCACTCACATGCGTTTTCACACCCAAAGAACGTTCCGCGATGCATCTTGATACGATTTGTACCCGAATCAGCAATGACGAATGCGTGGCGTATGCTCCCTTTGTCTGTGAAGACGGACACGAAAAGCAAAAAATGCGCGTGGTTCATTATGAGTCAGCTACGAGCGAAGGTCAAAAATTTTCTTCTCTCGAAAAACTCATTGCAGCCGTTACTCCTGAAGTGACAATTATTCCATGCGGCGGCGGTGAATTCCCTCACGACATCCGCGAGCAATGGACCGATGGATGCAACTTTCTCGCGCTTCGCCCGGGGTTTATTGTGGGCTATGACCGCAACACAAGAACGGCAAGCGAGCTCGAAAAGCATGGTTATAGACCATATATCCTATCACCCTATAATGTCGGTAGTCTGATGGGCGAATTAAAAGAACTGTTCGAGGGTAATGAAAAGGTTGTCGTTCTTCTTGAATCCGGAGAACTATCCCGCGCCCGCGGCGGACCTCGCTGTATGAGCTTTCCGATTGCGCGTGACAACTAA
- a CDS encoding succinylglutamate desuccinylase/aspartoacylase family protein produces the protein METKNQIIEEIGNHIWKVESGKPGHVFVVSGGIHGNEKTGAAVVRMIKEGLEQGSLSVQEGVWYFLHGNLEAMKLDERYTESHVDLNRCFTDNLTGEDRQSYEGMRAQEIMDAIAIEQYPYNSVVGIDIHSTNHPSIPFLVSQKNPGLLHVHVLPHLATAQALLCDPDLIFEGELLTTDEYYARRGLGLCYESGHADDLSRVDVIYNEIIAVGKAIGVVVAPEDVVTLVSQAPHPIYTLREAIILTDKGFEYAPGVGVENFKPYSAGDILGYHGSEPVMAPSNGVFLFPKLKKHWKVGKPLGYITECPSP, from the coding sequence ATGGAAACAAAAAATCAGATTATTGAAGAGATTGGAAATCATATTTGGAAAGTTGAGAGTGGCAAACCCGGACATGTTTTTGTTGTTTCGGGAGGTATTCACGGAAATGAAAAAACAGGCGCAGCAGTGGTGCGTATGATTAAAGAAGGTCTTGAACAAGGAAGCTTATCGGTGCAGGAGGGAGTATGGTATTTCCTTCATGGCAATCTTGAAGCGATGAAATTGGATGAACGATATACAGAATCTCATGTCGATCTCAATCGCTGCTTCACTGATAACCTCACCGGTGAAGACCGGCAAAGCTATGAAGGGATGCGCGCACAAGAAATCATGGATGCGATTGCAATCGAACAGTACCCGTACAATTCCGTCGTTGGCATCGATATCCACTCTACCAACCATCCGTCAATCCCTTTTTTGGTGAGCCAAAAAAATCCCGGACTACTTCATGTGCACGTTCTTCCTCACCTTGCTACCGCACAAGCTCTACTGTGTGATCCTGACCTAATATTTGAAGGCGAACTCCTGACAACAGATGAATACTATGCGCGGCGAGGGCTGGGCCTCTGCTATGAATCAGGGCATGCTGATGATCTTTCTCGTGTTGATGTAATCTATAATGAAATCATCGCGGTCGGAAAAGCTATTGGTGTCGTAGTCGCACCAGAGGATGTTGTCACGCTCGTATCGCAGGCACCCCACCCCATCTACACTCTGCGCGAGGCGATTATTCTTACGGACAAGGGATTTGAATATGCTCCGGGAGTTGGAGTTGAGAATTTTAAACCCTACTCTGCCGGCGACATCCTTGGCTATCACGGCTCCGAGCCGGTCATGGCGCCTTCGAACGGAGTTTTTCTGTTTCCAAAGTTAAAAAAGCACTGGAAAGTGGGAAAACCGCTTGGTTATATTACTGAGTGCCCTTCACCATAA
- a CDS encoding enolase C-terminal domain-like protein, with protein sequence MTITSVAGRKYTIPLTQPFSYFTASLTHLPYLLVSIETSEGMRGYGEAALAWDVNGETQEGALACLSLVRPLLANHALLSVDDVQKIMDAVNLSLYGNTGLKCGIESALFDCLGQSFKTPIHKLVGGSSLASIILQKTFSFDELTSDISATMKEAYSSGVRIFKFKVGRDAATEKTALLTARALYSDSILVLDANQAWNNPSDACIFLDSLTDARIAWVEQPVLAHDYEGLAFVRSHCNVKVMADESCHNSTDLKTLHTLQAIDYANLKLAKCGGLLELKKMIAFCEGAHIGYVLGDMIHSSLGTAYNLHAATLGAFAAYDLTLPSRIQGDCATELAFNGWHVAIPQSAGLGVTLTAQPCPSLAQTSLDA encoded by the coding sequence ATGACTATTACCTCCGTTGCTGGGCGCAAGTACACCATACCACTCACACAACCATTTTCATATTTCACGGCATCACTCACACACTTGCCCTACCTTCTCGTCTCAATTGAAACAAGTGAAGGTATGCGTGGCTATGGAGAAGCTGCGCTTGCATGGGATGTAAATGGTGAAACGCAAGAAGGAGCACTTGCATGTCTTTCTCTTGTACGGCCGCTGCTTGCCAATCATGCACTTCTGTCAGTAGATGATGTACAGAAAATCATGGACGCCGTTAATCTTTCTCTCTATGGAAATACGGGACTCAAATGCGGTATTGAATCGGCGCTATTCGACTGTCTGGGGCAGTCCTTTAAAACTCCTATTCATAAACTCGTTGGCGGATCATCGCTCGCATCAATAATTCTGCAAAAAACATTCTCCTTTGATGAATTAACGTCAGACATTTCTGCGACAATGAAAGAAGCGTACAGTTCGGGAGTGCGAATATTCAAGTTTAAAGTCGGACGCGACGCTGCAACAGAAAAAACGGCGCTTCTCACTGCGCGCGCTCTGTATTCCGACAGCATACTTGTCCTTGACGCAAACCAGGCGTGGAATAATCCATCTGACGCATGTATTTTTTTAGACTCTCTTACTGATGCACGCATTGCATGGGTCGAACAACCGGTACTTGCCCATGACTACGAAGGCCTTGCCTTTGTCCGCTCGCACTGCAATGTGAAAGTAATGGCGGACGAGAGTTGTCACAATAGTACCGACCTCAAAACTCTGCATACCCTTCAGGCAATCGATTACGCCAATCTCAAGCTTGCAAAATGCGGCGGCCTCTTAGAACTCAAAAAAATGATCGCATTCTGTGAAGGCGCTCACATCGGCTATGTCCTGGGAGATATGATCCACTCATCCCTCGGCACAGCCTACAATCTTCACGCGGCAACGCTTGGCGCATTTGCCGCATATGACCTAACGCTTCCCAGCCGCATTCAAGGCGACTGCGCAACAGAGCTTGCATTCAACGGCTGGCATGTGGCTATTCCACAATCAGCGGGACTTGGCGTTACGCTTACCGCCCAACCCTGCCCTTCGCTAGCCCAAACCAGCCTTGACGCATGA
- a CDS encoding pyridoxal-phosphate dependent enzyme — MSESTSKTIQSPILVASYECLLCGTTDIGPDDIASHKKQHGAFKRYGLLWPEKLSAGIPIDFRSNIPTYSSPTLAHALGVSCVYIRNEGVNHSGSMKDYIVRQALAAGRAKGFTRFSVVSSGNHAVSLAMNTDSKRETAILFTPSSSSKIPFLITFPHVVAVGMHDALIEDVYNLVTQVKLNGIYDINAHNECLLPGLIPVASDVLSLDPLPTHVLAGVGNGTYLAGIGWGLKTLSKSYQKLPKIIPVGMKGAFPSEDAYTLKESIVEYSEFFEQEDVIDAAEGSIAIESYSMPQLMHAVSLTKGFPLGELTNRDLAAAYELLATDAHLIARGAIPEPTGIMGLAAALKWKDRFTQKDVLHCSFTGHGVKDLETISRILSPALKDSLIKAARRDRPDLLPREPDAQGISIHIPKDTDADKLNMLLRKNTSVLDPIE, encoded by the coding sequence ATGAGTGAAAGCACGAGCAAAACGATACAGTCTCCTATCTTGGTTGCATCGTATGAATGCCTTCTGTGTGGCACAACCGACATTGGCCCGGATGATATCGCATCCCACAAAAAACAGCATGGCGCATTCAAGCGCTATGGATTGCTCTGGCCGGAAAAATTATCGGCAGGCATTCCTATTGATTTTCGATCGAACATACCTACGTATTCTTCTCCGACTCTTGCGCATGCGCTTGGCGTTTCTTGCGTCTACATCCGCAACGAAGGAGTCAACCATTCCGGCAGCATGAAGGATTACATCGTACGACAGGCGCTCGCCGCCGGTCGCGCCAAGGGTTTCACGCGCTTTTCGGTTGTATCCTCCGGCAATCACGCAGTGTCTCTCGCAATGAACACTGACTCAAAGCGAGAAACGGCGATTCTCTTTACGCCATCGTCATCATCAAAGATTCCATTCTTGATCACGTTCCCCCATGTAGTCGCAGTCGGCATGCACGATGCGCTTATCGAAGATGTCTACAATCTCGTAACTCAAGTAAAATTGAACGGGATCTATGATATCAATGCGCACAACGAATGCTTACTGCCCGGACTCATACCGGTGGCATCTGATGTCCTATCGCTCGATCCTTTGCCGACTCACGTTCTTGCAGGAGTTGGGAATGGAACCTACCTTGCCGGCATAGGCTGGGGGTTAAAGACTCTGAGTAAATCATACCAGAAACTACCCAAGATTATTCCTGTCGGCATGAAGGGCGCATTCCCGTCCGAAGATGCGTATACACTGAAAGAATCGATTGTAGAATATAGCGAGTTCTTCGAACAAGAGGATGTCATCGATGCGGCAGAAGGGTCAATTGCCATTGAAAGCTATAGCATGCCGCAACTCATGCACGCAGTTTCTCTCACAAAGGGTTTTCCTTTGGGAGAATTGACGAACCGTGATCTTGCCGCCGCTTACGAACTCCTTGCAACCGACGCTCATCTTATTGCACGTGGCGCCATTCCCGAACCAACGGGTATCATGGGGCTTGCAGCAGCGCTCAAATGGAAAGACCGCTTCACACAGAAAGATGTTCTCCATTGTTCGTTCACCGGACACGGAGTAAAAGATTTGGAAACCATTTCTCGCATTCTCTCGCCTGCACTTAAAGATTCACTGATCAAAGCCGCACGCCGCGATCGTCCGGATCTTCTGCCGCGCGAACCGGATGCCCAAGGCATTAGCATCCATATTCCAAAAGATACGGATGCCGATAAGCTCAACATGCTCTTGCGCAAAAACACGTCTGTTTTGGATCCGATCGAATGA